Genomic segment of Arachis hypogaea cultivar Tifrunner chromosome 11, arahy.Tifrunner.gnm2.J5K5, whole genome shotgun sequence:
GAGATGAAAAAGTTGTGCATAAGGGTAGTGTGGTGGTAGTGCCTATTTATTACAAAACATGGAAGCTAAATcaagaaacatttttctttttttgttcggACAATAACAATCAAATTGTTCAAAGAAGTGACATGACTTATGTAATGAAGCATGCAACCAGGGCTTTAGTATTTGGCATATAACCGGTTTGCACATAACTATTACATAAATTTTGGCTAGGAATAAATCACATGGGGCCTAAAGGATATTTTATACTATCCCATTTCTAACCTTGCCATTATGTTTAACTTGTTCTCTTTATTGGAACTTATTGATAAATCATACAAAAGTTTAGAAGATGCCATTCTACTTGTCGTCTTATTTTTTTGATCCGGAACCAAATGTTAGTTTAGTTTCTTtaagttgaggaattaattcttCTTAGCTCCATCATATATGGGCACCTTTATCTATGCTAGTTGATGTGTATTGTTaaggtttgaaaatattttttttaatacatagtTGCATGCTTTATTGTTTTATCTTTCACTACTTTTAGATAGTTCTCTTAAATGTAGCATTAGCCTTCATTCAAATTGGCAACCTGACAAATATGTGATAGATGTAAAATGAAACAGTAGATGATGCAAACTTCAAGTTAAATAGTGAAGGTGGCAAAAAGCAAATAAAGAAGCTAACttttataacttaaaaaaataaatgatgatATAAACAACCATCTTCACCGATTAgacaatttaagaattatttttttataatacttaATTGCAAAAAATAATTAGCTGCAATTTTAGCaatttttttgatatattttaatttatctctATTAATTCATTTTGTTATAATAATCATTACCATTGACTATATACTTAAGAGAATTTTAGATGATATGATAATGAATTTGTCGCTGCATAGTGCATAatgaagaatttaaaattttttttatagtatatataattatatattatattcctGAATGACTTAATAATTCCTAcaaaaatagtaaataatatttaaaaaatttaataaatctaGATTATAAATAATGGTATCATATCTTACAAAAATTCTACTTCTTATTTTGATATTAAGCTAACATCTATTAAGTTTTAAGTATACTAAAGGCAATGTAAGAAAGATTGAAATGACAGGAGGAAATCTTTCATATCTATCTCCATTTAATTCTTTGTCTTGAACTACTCCACAATAAGTAAGAAAAGATTTAGAAATGACCTGAAGCAATATTTCATGTCCCatcttcatttaattttttattttgaaccaCTTGATAATAATTAGTGAGTGCAGTGTAAAAAGAGGCAAACTAATAAATATACATATAAGTAAAAGTAGATACTTAAGTAATAATTACACCTAGCCTCTAATATCTTGAGAAAGTCAACACCCATTTAGCATAGTTCATTAGCAATCAAGTAGGATGGACATAAACCAACATTAAATGTAATAACTTTTGGTAATACACTAACAACACGGTGCTTTAACATGCAAAGTATTATCCTGTTTGTGATAATGCTAGGGGTGCATGCATAgcaatattattttagttttgtcaaacattttttaatattattaggaTTGTGTGTGTGTATGATAAAATCGTTTATTTCCTTTCTTCGAAGAACTCTTTGATTATGATAGTAAATGTTAGGACAATTTTATGTaaacaatattattttttacttttttttattccaAACAACTTCATTAAGATTGATTTTGAATGCTATGTTTGGTgtgactaatattttttttttcatttatccaAAGTTGTTTCATAACATAATCAAACTCTCTTGAGTCATTCAAAGCTGCCCTTTaagatttgatatttttaatataacttGCTCATCAAATACGGTATACAATTGGAAACTATTTGGCAAACTTTCACTATGTGTTGTGTCTTTCTAAGAGAAAGAAATCGAACATTTTCTTTTCAAACCCATCGAAGTATATAATCATAAAAACACAgcataataaataaaatactttgcACCAACTCAAATACAAACCCTTACAACACAAATAAGGCAGATGAACTtaaaaataaaggataaataCTACAAACGAACCAACAATGCCATGCATGGTGTTCGTTGTACAATGCAAGTCGAACCAATATATGACATTGGTGGTAACACTCATACACACTAAACAAACCACAATAAGCAAAGACATAGTTTTCCACTAAAACCAACTCTAAATAGCACACAACCCTTAAAGCTTTAAACCCTAAGTCCTAGGAAGCATAGTTTGGAGCAACGCATGGCTATTACAACTTTCTAGGTAATCCATCACACAGGAAATAAAGTTTCTTCATATGCATGGATAGATTTAATCTTAacataattatcataaaaaaCCCGATGAAGCCTCTTTCTTGTGCCTTCAATGGGGTTATATCGAACCATAAAAAACTGAGAGTACGCAATGACTTGAGCCCCAACCAGTTGTAGGTGCCTCTCCATAACTTGGATAACATCATGATCAACCATGACAGCTGGCACGTACAAAGTACCTATTCCATTATATGTAAATAGTTGTGACCAGTTAACACCTCCATGGGTGTCACTTACTTGCCATATAACTGAGTTGTATGAATAGATTGTGTGATTATTTGATGCCAAACATAGACATCCATCTCTAACCAAAAGGCAACCACAATGAGACGTAGCTTGAGGAGGGACGTAAATTTGGCCAAAAGTCAATGTCATCAATGAAAAAGATACAATGTATGGTTGATCATTGTCTTCACGGTCAGCAAGCCAATACACAACACCACTGGCTGCAACATATGAATGATCCAACCGTTGCACATACGAAGGACATGCAATTCTAACATGCCAATTCCTAGTGAAACTTGTATACATAGTTAAAGTGTAAGCAGTGCTTTCGGGTTCATCTTTAAATACATGCAAAATTGCATAATGAACACTGTTAGGAAAGTGAGCAAAGGCATAAGTGAAAGCACCCTCACAATAACCACCTTGCAAAGGATCATCTAGTACCCGAGGGATTTGAAAAACTGGATTCCAAATCACCAAGTGGCTTCTCCTTCCAAGGGAGGAGTAACGGATACAGAAGATTCCCATCTCGACTCCAATGAGCTGAAACCAACCGTGTTGGGTTAAAAGAAAAGGCAAGTTGAGGTAGCCGGTTTCCCCGGTAACGGCATCAATCTTCATTATCCAATCCACCGAGGTGATCACAGGAGATGCAAACCCAAAGTGAATGAATAGTGAGCAGCCACGCCTTTTCCATATCCTTGAGATTTGACTGAGAAATTCAAATGAAGTTACCCTTTGCCTCCAATAACGGCAAGTAGCACTGAAACTGACAATGGTTTGAGCGTCACATAAATAGAGGATCTCACTTATAATCTCATCAGGGAGTTGTGGAACCTCAACTTCTGTTGGAGGTATATCACTCATACTTAGGATTACAAAGTGTAAAATAGAGTACTTGACAAACTCCAAACAATATGTTGTGGTGACCAATGCTTGTTGAAGTCCATTTATAGAATGTTAATATGTCTTTGAAAGCACAACTACCTTCTTCAGATGCAATAAATTTCACAAGTTTTAGGTCTTGCATGGTTTAGCTAACATTAAGTGCAAAATGACCTTGTAAGATACTAAATAGTGAAAGAGTTGGGATGGATAAATAAAGCTGAGCTTTTAAGGAGCAAGATTTAAATTACTATATTAATTATTAACGATAAAATCGTATTTTAGAGATTTTTTTACGTAATTCTACCAAAAGGCTTTAGAAATGTAAGTAGATGATAATTACAAatttgggtaaagtatattttttgccTCTGAAATTTGTTTAAAATTCAAGAAATATTCTAAATTTTACTTTGTTTCACCtttatccaaaaaatttttaaatttgaatcaaatataTCGTTGATAGGAAAATTGTATAAAAgataatttactaaaatattaatCATTAAATTACTATATAATTTAAaccaattatatatttaaaaaataggagtataattaaaatttttacacATTGTTCATAACTTGCAAATGATGTGACTATACTATTAATTTTATTTCGATAAAATGTCTCTTTGGTAAACACTTGAACACCACGTTTATGAAAATCATTATCCTCATTcctgtcattattattattattattattcaaagctGTGttatgtccaacaatctatatatTATAGGAGAACAAAACTATAAATAAAGAATtgtaaaattatgtaaaaaattactCACAAAGAGTACATTTAATTGAAAGTGAAAACTTATcctgagacaaaattaaaacaaaataaaccttcgatgactatttttaaaacttttaactatTATTGAAAGACAAAAAATGTATTTATTCTACAAATTTATTTAATCTTTGCAAAATGACCTTGTAAAATACTAAATAGTGAAAGAGTTGGGATGGATAAATAAAGTCGAGCTTTTAAGGAGCAAGACTCAAATTACCATATTAATTGTTAACGATAAAAttgtattttcaaaatttttttgacaaaattCTTCCAAAAGGCTTTAGAATTGTAAGTAGATGATAATTACAAAtttggataaagtatatttttttttctctgaaaTTCGTTTAAAATTTTAGGAATACTCTAAGTTTTAGTTTGTTTCACCTTTATccttaaagtttttaaatttgaatcaaatataTCGTTGACAATAAAATTGTATAAAAGATAATTTACTCAAATATTAATCATTAAAGTATTATATAATCTCAaccaataatatatttaaaaaataggagtataattaaaatatttaataatttttcataacTTGCATATGATgtgattatattattattttgatttcgaTCAAATGTCCCTTTGGTAAGCATTTGAACACCATGTTTATAAAAATCATTAACTTATTTAATTTCtgtcaaaaatattattattattattattattattattattattattattattattattattattattattattattattattattattcttcacAGCTGTGTTATGCCCAATAATTTATATAGTATAGGAGAACAAAACTATAAATAAAGAATTGTAAAATTGTGTAAAAAATTATTCAGGAAGAGTACATTTAATTCAAAGGAAAAACTTATCctaagacaaaattgaaacaaaataaaccttgatgactatttttgaaacttttaactATTATTGAAAGACGAAAAATGTATCAATTCAACAAATTTATTTAATCTTAtctttgttatttatttaattatgtccAATATATAATtagagaatttttttaaaaaataactgttgatattgatataaataatatttaaaatagctCTGATAACTGATaactaagataaaaaaaatatattgtataACATAATTTACTCAAATATTAATCACTAAATATTATATAATCTCaatcaattatatatttaaaaaataggaGTATAATTAAAACTTCTAATTATTTTTCATAACTTGCATATGATGTGATTATATTACTATTTTcaaataactaatatttataaaaaatgacgATAATTCTATCAAATTCTTAAAGTGGCTATGTTTAGGGTATGCGATCAAAAACAAAAGTTAATCCAACATTATTCAATAGGTTTTTAAATTAGGATTTATGTCATCTGTTATAAATCTATGGTGTTATTAAGAAGTTGGTGCAATTAATAGAATGGATGGAACCACATCAATCACTAAGACAATACCAACTCTGTGACTTTGCTATTTAGAAGCCATACAATCTACATGACTACATGTTTTCTTTTAAAGCAAACATTAATGGTTGACAATgacatttactttttcttttgggGTATTATTAACTCTAAGTAGTAAAACAATAGATACCTATAAACTGTACTTGGTGTGCATAAAGTATCTGTGTTAACAAATGAGCCTCATTTAAAATATGAAATGTGAAATGATGGCTTCCATCAGAGCATTAATCAACAGGTTACTTTACTAACTATGGTTGATTCTCAAATTGTTAAAAGAGTCACTCCCCATTATAAGATAGTTTTCGAACCCGAGCTGGATCGGCTGGCTGATAAAAAACTGAACAGAAAATATGTTGAACCGGAAATTAACCGGTGAATCTCCTGATCCGGGGGTTTATTAAAGGATTACGGTTCGAATACCCCCCCCTCATAAGAGCCCGGTTTTATAGGttaggaaaaaaaatacaaaaaaataaaataaaacaaatgacAACCCAAAACCCGCAACCCACTCCCACCCCTCTTAGCCTCTACTCTCTGAAAATGCAGAGACTTTCAAAAAGAAACGTAGCCACCCACAGCCACCCACCCCATAGCCACCGCAGGCCACACAGCCCCACATAGTTGTGATCACCGAGCCCTTCTCTTCCTTGTCTATCTGTCGCCCTCTTTGACTCTGTCGCTGCCTCGCTGCTCCTCGCCTTGGGTCGTCGTTAATGATTTTCTGCTCCTCGCCGTGGGTCGTCGTCGCCGTGTCTCCAATCCTCGTCGTGTGTCGTCGCGGGTTCTACCTTCATCTTTTGCGTCGTTTCTGCTTCTGACCCCCGTCGCGTGTCTGCTACTCCCTTCCTCGCCGGCATCGTTTCTGGTTGTCCAATTCACACCGTATCTCACCGTCGTTGCTTCTGTTCTGCGTGTGGTGTTTCGCAGTTGCAGTTTATCACGATGGCCAAAGTTTTCAAATGTTAAACCCTCAGGTCTAAAGTCTCAGAGTAACTCTCTCGGACTCGACTCTTCTAAAATTTGAACTTTATTCTCAATCTGCATGTGGTGTCTTTTTTATGATTCTGATTGTTCAGATATTAATTtcttgattctttatttgaatTCTTTCTGTTGATGAGTTTTAAATTCAATTGTTCAATTTATTAATCCTGCCTTCAGATGTTGATGCTGATTTATTCTAATTTTGGATTGGTGATTCCAGTAGCTGATTTCCTGATTCTAAAATGTTGATGATGATATGGTGCATGCCTCATTGCATTCTGATGGACTGCTGAAATTTTCGTAATTATGAGATATTTATGGTTTGATTCTGATTGCTTAGCTGCACTGTGATTAtgcttttttctttatattttgttgttgattaattgtaagttttaaatcataaaatgTTGACTGGTTGCTGAACTGATTAGGCATAAGTATGGCACTGGATGAATTTGTTGAAGGTACAAATAAAGATagcaaagataaaaaaataaaaagccaaGAAGACTGAGATTGGTTTGTTAAGATTAGTGTTCTCAACTTGGTTATTCATCTGCATAATAATTTTGAAGTACATGTGTAAATAGCTTCTAATGAGATTGGTTATTAAGCTTTATTTGGTAGCAATGTGTTAGCAATGTATAAATGGGGAGTACACGTGTCAATGTGTTAGCAAGGAAGACTGTTTTGCTATTCtacttttaagtttggtttgtTAAGATTAGTGTTCTCAACTTGGTTATCGATCTGCATAATAATTTTGAAGTACATGTATAAATAGCTATGACTAATCAGGTAAAGAGAGAGATTTAGATCATTGATTTTGTATGGATCTTTTTTTCTTACACTAATAATAAAGAGGTATATTCAGATTTTTTCGTTCTGTTCTCTTCTAAGATTCCTTTGTTGGTCTTTGTTCTTCAAGCTATTTCATTCTTCTTCATTCAGCTTTGGCTTCTTGGTACAATTGAAATGTTGAATTGGTTATAAGTTGCTGAAATAGTTTGATTGCATTTGGATTGGTTTTGGATCAGTTCTAAATTAGCTAATGAATTGCTCAATCATTCCGCAGATATAATTGTTGTTGACTACTATTAGGTTTTCAAGATTTTcactattttatattattttacatgTTGTGAAACTCATAGACCAACAACAATAAGAAAAACCCATAAAACATGAGTGCTTACATAGGAGAGTATGGGTGGGGCGGGTTCATGAGTGGGTTTTCAGGCGGGTTGAATTATTTTTTGGCTAGACTGACCCGATGACCAGATAAAGGAAACGTGCTTATCACTGTCACCAAAGAATTTAACATAACAAAAAATTTGGTTTTCTCATTTTCTTAACTAATGACAGATTTGATGCATGTTTTAAATATCATTTAAATtaagtatttaaataaatattctcattaaaagaaaagataaaaatatttaattactattttagtccatgtacttattattttttttttccaaaaatagtaatttagtaataatatacattgaatgattttttttgggttaaaattaaattcagcaaaaatattatataacccATAACTTGTAATtgggaagaaaaaaataataagtttaaatgaaaacaaaaatagaatgaCATATTAATTATAAATGGATAAAAATAACCACATCAAAATCATATGTATATTGAtggatagataaaaaaaaaataaaagcggGACATAAGAAACACAATcctttttttgcttttgaatgtATAATGAAAATGGACACAAAGTTTGCTAGTAAGAGGTGGGTGAGTAGTGATTAGATAATTTAGAGACTTCAACTCTGTGATTGTTTGTAGTTAGGGTCTTAA
This window contains:
- the LOC112722092 gene encoding putative F-box protein At3g25460, whose amino-acid sequence is MSDIPPTEVEVPQLPDEIISEILYLCDAQTIVSFSATCRYWRQRVTSFEFLSQISRIWKRRGCSLFIHFGFASPVITSVDWIMKIDAVTGETGYLNLPFLLTQHGWFQLIGVEMGIFCIRYSSLGRRSHLVIWNPVFQIPRVLDDPLQGGYCEGAFTYAFAHFPNSVHYAILHVFKDEPESTAYTLTMYTSFTRNWHVRIACPSYVQRLDHSYVAASGVVYWLADREDNDQPYIVSFSLMTLTFGQIYVPPQATSHCGCLLVRDGCLCLASNNHTIYSYNSVIWQVSDTHGGVNWSQLFTYNGIGTLYVPAVMVDHDVIQVMERHLQLVGAQVIAYSQFFMVRYNPIEGTRKRLHRVFYDNYVKIKSIHAYEETLFPV